Proteins found in one Phycodurus eques isolate BA_2022a chromosome 18, UOR_Pequ_1.1, whole genome shotgun sequence genomic segment:
- the mfsd4b gene encoding sodium-dependent glucose transporter 1 isoform X2, translated as MDDEQEEDTLFDKRKDAERGGPWSALKAAKRTTKAGWSDRVKVVGGGGRGGGHAACGRWLVTLTLCASFLGLGMTISIIGPTFEDLALNVKKDISNMSYIFVGRSAGYIGGSLIGGVLFDCMNPNLLLGSSMLITACGMCAIPFCKQALLLTGFMSSIGISMGILDTGGNVLILNTWGERAGPHMQALHFSFAAGAFVSPVIAKLLFGHDANGSRGAETSASDATYPVANDDRAAVRPVRGSDGDLRSMWAYVAIGLFVLLTAVPFFFLSVRGDVSRDKSRTSSPKPPVARHHGVLVVLLFFFFFAYVGAEVAYGSFIFTFAKDYAQMSQSQAAGLNSLFWATFAACRGLAIFFASCMYPGTMILLSLVGTTLSSLFLCLFSKDKVMLWVCTGLYGASMSSTFPSGISWLEQYTTVTGRAAAAFVVGAALGEMVLPALVGFLLGKIHGHPLLMYLSLIAATFTAILFPVMYKLASVSAGQSRKRRGRGRADADDGEYRQALLESGAIDEEDEENEADQWNDADFEVIEMDDTASLVGSPSKEACPPNIDGDSGLAPPSTQLSEPAKCSSSSDSISPVGDSPKRKLLLFPDRVKRD; from the exons ATGGACGACGAGCAGGAAGAGGACACCTTGTTTGACAAGAGGAAGGACGCGGAGCGAGGCGGCCCGTGGAGCGCGCTGAAGGCGGCCAAGAGGACGACGAAAGCGGGATGGAGCGACCGGGTGAAAGTGGTCGGCGGCGGGGGACGAGGAGGCGGACACGCGGCGTGCGGCCGCTGGTTGGTCACCCTCACGCTCTGCGCCTCCTTTCTCGGCCTG gggATGACTATCTCGATTATCGGACCCACATTCGAGGACCTGGCTTTGAACGTCAAGAAGGACATCAGCAATATGTCCTACATCTTCGTTGGTCGATCTGCAGGCTACATCGGCGGCTCACTCATAGGAGGTGTCCTTTTCGATTGCATGAACCCCAATCTGCTGCTAG GTTCTTCTATGCTGATCACTGCATGTGGAATGTGCGCTATCCCTTTCTGCAAACAAGCTCTGCTTCTCACCGGGTTTATGTCCAGCATCGGCATCTCTATGGGGATTCTGGACACAG GTGGGAACGTCCTCATACTGAACACGTGGGGCGAGCGGGCTGGACCTCACATGCAGGCTCTCCACTTCAGCTTTGCAGCTGGTGCCTTTGTGTCACCGGTCATTGCCAAGCTGCTGTTCGGGCACGACGCAAACGGCAGCCGCGGCGCGGAAACCTCGGCGAGCGACGCGACGTACCCCGTCGCGAACGACGATCGCGCCGCCGTCCGGCCCGTCCGCGGCAGCGACGGCGACCTCAGATCCATGTGGGCCTACGTTGCGATTGGCTTGTTTGTCCTCCTCACCGCCGTCCcgttcttctttctctctgttCGCGGCGACGTGTCACGCGACAAATCCCGGACGTCGTCGCCGAAGCCGCCGGTGGCCAGACATCACGGGGTGCTTGTCGTcctgctcttcttctttttctttgcctACGTAGGTGCTGAGGTGGCCTACGGCTCCTTCATCTTCACCTTTGCCAAGGATTACGCTCAAATGAGTCAGTCCCAAGCCGCTGGGCTGAATTCTTTGTTCTGGGCGACGTTTGCCGCCTGTCGGGGCCTGGCCATCTTCTTTGCTTCCTGCATGTACCCGGGCACCATGATACTGCTGAGCCTGGTGGGCACCACACTGTCCTCCCTCTTTCTTTGCCTCTTCAGCAAGGACAAAGTAATGCTGTGGGTTTGCACTGGTTTGTACGGGGCGTCCATGTCCTCTACCTTCCCCAGTGGAATCTCCTGGTTGGAGCAGTACACCACAGTGACGGGCCGCGCGGCAGCTGCGTTCGTGGTGGGCGCCGCCCTCGGCGAGATGGTGTTGCCCGCTCTCGTCGGCTTCCTGCTGGGGAAAATTCACGGACACCCCCTGTTGATGTACCTGTCGCTCATCGCGGCCACTTTCACCGCCATCCTTTTCCCAGTCATGTACAAGCTGGCGTCCGTATCTGCGGGTCAGAGCAGGAAACGCCGCGGGAGGGGCCGAGCGGACGCCGACGACGGCGAATACCGACAGGCGCTGCTGGAGTCGGGAGCGATtgacgaggaggacgaggagaaCGAGGCTGATCAGTGGAACGATGCGGACTTTGAAGTCATTGAAATGGACGACACCGCGAGTCTCGTCGGTTCACCCAGTAAGGAGGCTTGTCCCCCAAATATCGATGGTGACAGTGGCCTGGCTCCCCCGAGCACGCAGCTAAGTGAACCTGCAAAGTGTTCCTCATCCTCGGACAGCATCTCCCCGGTGGGAGACTCGCCCAAACGCAAACTTCTGCTCTTCCCTGACAGAGTGAAGAGAGACTGA
- the mfsd4b gene encoding sodium-dependent glucose transporter 1 isoform X4 encodes MTISIIGPTFEDLALNVKKDISNMSYIFVGRSAGYIGGSLIGGVLFDCMNPNLLLGSSMLITACGMCAIPFCKQALLLTGFMSSIGISMGILDTGGNVLILNTWGERAGPHMQALHFSFAAGAFVSPVIAKLLFGHDANGSRGAETSASDATYPVANDDRAAVRPVRGSDGDLRSMWAYVAIGLFVLLTAVPFFFLSVRGDVSRDKSRTSSPKPPVARHHGVLVVLLFFFFFAYVGAEVAYGSFIFTFAKDYAQMSQSQAAGLNSLFWATFAACRGLAIFFASCMYPGTMILLSLVGTTLSSLFLCLFSKDKVMLWVCTGLYGASMSSTFPSGISWLEQYTTVTGRAAAAFVVGAALGEMVLPALVGFLLGKIHGHPLLMYLSLIAATFTAILFPVMYKLASVSAGQSRKRRGRGRADADDGEYRQALLESGAIDEEDEENEADQWNDADFEVIEMDDTASLVGSPSKEACPPNIDGDSGLAPPSTQLSEPAKCSSSSDSISPVGDSPKRKLLLFPDRVKRD; translated from the exons ATGACTATCTCGATTATCGGACCCACATTCGAGGACCTGGCTTTGAACGTCAAGAAGGACATCAGCAATATGTCCTACATCTTCGTTGGTCGATCTGCAGGCTACATCGGCGGCTCACTCATAGGAGGTGTCCTTTTCGATTGCATGAACCCCAATCTGCTGCTAG GTTCTTCTATGCTGATCACTGCATGTGGAATGTGCGCTATCCCTTTCTGCAAACAAGCTCTGCTTCTCACCGGGTTTATGTCCAGCATCGGCATCTCTATGGGGATTCTGGACACAG GTGGGAACGTCCTCATACTGAACACGTGGGGCGAGCGGGCTGGACCTCACATGCAGGCTCTCCACTTCAGCTTTGCAGCTGGTGCCTTTGTGTCACCGGTCATTGCCAAGCTGCTGTTCGGGCACGACGCAAACGGCAGCCGCGGCGCGGAAACCTCGGCGAGCGACGCGACGTACCCCGTCGCGAACGACGATCGCGCCGCCGTCCGGCCCGTCCGCGGCAGCGACGGCGACCTCAGATCCATGTGGGCCTACGTTGCGATTGGCTTGTTTGTCCTCCTCACCGCCGTCCcgttcttctttctctctgttCGCGGCGACGTGTCACGCGACAAATCCCGGACGTCGTCGCCGAAGCCGCCGGTGGCCAGACATCACGGGGTGCTTGTCGTcctgctcttcttctttttctttgcctACGTAGGTGCTGAGGTGGCCTACGGCTCCTTCATCTTCACCTTTGCCAAGGATTACGCTCAAATGAGTCAGTCCCAAGCCGCTGGGCTGAATTCTTTGTTCTGGGCGACGTTTGCCGCCTGTCGGGGCCTGGCCATCTTCTTTGCTTCCTGCATGTACCCGGGCACCATGATACTGCTGAGCCTGGTGGGCACCACACTGTCCTCCCTCTTTCTTTGCCTCTTCAGCAAGGACAAAGTAATGCTGTGGGTTTGCACTGGTTTGTACGGGGCGTCCATGTCCTCTACCTTCCCCAGTGGAATCTCCTGGTTGGAGCAGTACACCACAGTGACGGGCCGCGCGGCAGCTGCGTTCGTGGTGGGCGCCGCCCTCGGCGAGATGGTGTTGCCCGCTCTCGTCGGCTTCCTGCTGGGGAAAATTCACGGACACCCCCTGTTGATGTACCTGTCGCTCATCGCGGCCACTTTCACCGCCATCCTTTTCCCAGTCATGTACAAGCTGGCGTCCGTATCTGCGGGTCAGAGCAGGAAACGCCGCGGGAGGGGCCGAGCGGACGCCGACGACGGCGAATACCGACAGGCGCTGCTGGAGTCGGGAGCGATtgacgaggaggacgaggagaaCGAGGCTGATCAGTGGAACGATGCGGACTTTGAAGTCATTGAAATGGACGACACCGCGAGTCTCGTCGGTTCACCCAGTAAGGAGGCTTGTCCCCCAAATATCGATGGTGACAGTGGCCTGGCTCCCCCGAGCACGCAGCTAAGTGAACCTGCAAAGTGTTCCTCATCCTCGGACAGCATCTCCCCGGTGGGAGACTCGCCCAAACGCAAACTTCTGCTCTTCCCTGACAGAGTGAAGAGAGACTGA
- the mfsd4b gene encoding sodium-dependent glucose transporter 1 isoform X3, translating to MWEMSKAVLLGMTISIIGPTFEDLALNVKKDISNMSYIFVGRSAGYIGGSLIGGVLFDCMNPNLLLGSSMLITACGMCAIPFCKQALLLTGFMSSIGISMGILDTGGNVLILNTWGERAGPHMQALHFSFAAGAFVSPVIAKLLFGHDANGSRGAETSASDATYPVANDDRAAVRPVRGSDGDLRSMWAYVAIGLFVLLTAVPFFFLSVRGDVSRDKSRTSSPKPPVARHHGVLVVLLFFFFFAYVGAEVAYGSFIFTFAKDYAQMSQSQAAGLNSLFWATFAACRGLAIFFASCMYPGTMILLSLVGTTLSSLFLCLFSKDKVMLWVCTGLYGASMSSTFPSGISWLEQYTTVTGRAAAAFVVGAALGEMVLPALVGFLLGKIHGHPLLMYLSLIAATFTAILFPVMYKLASVSAGQSRKRRGRGRADADDGEYRQALLESGAIDEEDEENEADQWNDADFEVIEMDDTASLVGSPSKEACPPNIDGDSGLAPPSTQLSEPAKCSSSSDSISPVGDSPKRKLLLFPDRVKRD from the exons atgtgggaaatgagcaaggcagtgctactg gggATGACTATCTCGATTATCGGACCCACATTCGAGGACCTGGCTTTGAACGTCAAGAAGGACATCAGCAATATGTCCTACATCTTCGTTGGTCGATCTGCAGGCTACATCGGCGGCTCACTCATAGGAGGTGTCCTTTTCGATTGCATGAACCCCAATCTGCTGCTAG GTTCTTCTATGCTGATCACTGCATGTGGAATGTGCGCTATCCCTTTCTGCAAACAAGCTCTGCTTCTCACCGGGTTTATGTCCAGCATCGGCATCTCTATGGGGATTCTGGACACAG GTGGGAACGTCCTCATACTGAACACGTGGGGCGAGCGGGCTGGACCTCACATGCAGGCTCTCCACTTCAGCTTTGCAGCTGGTGCCTTTGTGTCACCGGTCATTGCCAAGCTGCTGTTCGGGCACGACGCAAACGGCAGCCGCGGCGCGGAAACCTCGGCGAGCGACGCGACGTACCCCGTCGCGAACGACGATCGCGCCGCCGTCCGGCCCGTCCGCGGCAGCGACGGCGACCTCAGATCCATGTGGGCCTACGTTGCGATTGGCTTGTTTGTCCTCCTCACCGCCGTCCcgttcttctttctctctgttCGCGGCGACGTGTCACGCGACAAATCCCGGACGTCGTCGCCGAAGCCGCCGGTGGCCAGACATCACGGGGTGCTTGTCGTcctgctcttcttctttttctttgcctACGTAGGTGCTGAGGTGGCCTACGGCTCCTTCATCTTCACCTTTGCCAAGGATTACGCTCAAATGAGTCAGTCCCAAGCCGCTGGGCTGAATTCTTTGTTCTGGGCGACGTTTGCCGCCTGTCGGGGCCTGGCCATCTTCTTTGCTTCCTGCATGTACCCGGGCACCATGATACTGCTGAGCCTGGTGGGCACCACACTGTCCTCCCTCTTTCTTTGCCTCTTCAGCAAGGACAAAGTAATGCTGTGGGTTTGCACTGGTTTGTACGGGGCGTCCATGTCCTCTACCTTCCCCAGTGGAATCTCCTGGTTGGAGCAGTACACCACAGTGACGGGCCGCGCGGCAGCTGCGTTCGTGGTGGGCGCCGCCCTCGGCGAGATGGTGTTGCCCGCTCTCGTCGGCTTCCTGCTGGGGAAAATTCACGGACACCCCCTGTTGATGTACCTGTCGCTCATCGCGGCCACTTTCACCGCCATCCTTTTCCCAGTCATGTACAAGCTGGCGTCCGTATCTGCGGGTCAGAGCAGGAAACGCCGCGGGAGGGGCCGAGCGGACGCCGACGACGGCGAATACCGACAGGCGCTGCTGGAGTCGGGAGCGATtgacgaggaggacgaggagaaCGAGGCTGATCAGTGGAACGATGCGGACTTTGAAGTCATTGAAATGGACGACACCGCGAGTCTCGTCGGTTCACCCAGTAAGGAGGCTTGTCCCCCAAATATCGATGGTGACAGTGGCCTGGCTCCCCCGAGCACGCAGCTAAGTGAACCTGCAAAGTGTTCCTCATCCTCGGACAGCATCTCCCCGGTGGGAGACTCGCCCAAACGCAAACTTCTGCTCTTCCCTGACAGAGTGAAGAGAGACTGA
- the mfsd4b gene encoding sodium-dependent glucose transporter 1 isoform X1, with translation MSALSSPAAAVKKKHVRFASMDDEQEEDTLFDKRKDAERGGPWSALKAAKRTTKAGWSDRVKVVGGGGRGGGHAACGRWLVTLTLCASFLGLGMTISIIGPTFEDLALNVKKDISNMSYIFVGRSAGYIGGSLIGGVLFDCMNPNLLLGSSMLITACGMCAIPFCKQALLLTGFMSSIGISMGILDTGGNVLILNTWGERAGPHMQALHFSFAAGAFVSPVIAKLLFGHDANGSRGAETSASDATYPVANDDRAAVRPVRGSDGDLRSMWAYVAIGLFVLLTAVPFFFLSVRGDVSRDKSRTSSPKPPVARHHGVLVVLLFFFFFAYVGAEVAYGSFIFTFAKDYAQMSQSQAAGLNSLFWATFAACRGLAIFFASCMYPGTMILLSLVGTTLSSLFLCLFSKDKVMLWVCTGLYGASMSSTFPSGISWLEQYTTVTGRAAAAFVVGAALGEMVLPALVGFLLGKIHGHPLLMYLSLIAATFTAILFPVMYKLASVSAGQSRKRRGRGRADADDGEYRQALLESGAIDEEDEENEADQWNDADFEVIEMDDTASLVGSPSKEACPPNIDGDSGLAPPSTQLSEPAKCSSSSDSISPVGDSPKRKLLLFPDRVKRD, from the exons ATGTCAGCGCTGTCGTCGCCCGCCGCCGCGGTGAAAAAGAAGCACGTTCGCTTTGCTAGCATGGACGACGAGCAGGAAGAGGACACCTTGTTTGACAAGAGGAAGGACGCGGAGCGAGGCGGCCCGTGGAGCGCGCTGAAGGCGGCCAAGAGGACGACGAAAGCGGGATGGAGCGACCGGGTGAAAGTGGTCGGCGGCGGGGGACGAGGAGGCGGACACGCGGCGTGCGGCCGCTGGTTGGTCACCCTCACGCTCTGCGCCTCCTTTCTCGGCCTG gggATGACTATCTCGATTATCGGACCCACATTCGAGGACCTGGCTTTGAACGTCAAGAAGGACATCAGCAATATGTCCTACATCTTCGTTGGTCGATCTGCAGGCTACATCGGCGGCTCACTCATAGGAGGTGTCCTTTTCGATTGCATGAACCCCAATCTGCTGCTAG GTTCTTCTATGCTGATCACTGCATGTGGAATGTGCGCTATCCCTTTCTGCAAACAAGCTCTGCTTCTCACCGGGTTTATGTCCAGCATCGGCATCTCTATGGGGATTCTGGACACAG GTGGGAACGTCCTCATACTGAACACGTGGGGCGAGCGGGCTGGACCTCACATGCAGGCTCTCCACTTCAGCTTTGCAGCTGGTGCCTTTGTGTCACCGGTCATTGCCAAGCTGCTGTTCGGGCACGACGCAAACGGCAGCCGCGGCGCGGAAACCTCGGCGAGCGACGCGACGTACCCCGTCGCGAACGACGATCGCGCCGCCGTCCGGCCCGTCCGCGGCAGCGACGGCGACCTCAGATCCATGTGGGCCTACGTTGCGATTGGCTTGTTTGTCCTCCTCACCGCCGTCCcgttcttctttctctctgttCGCGGCGACGTGTCACGCGACAAATCCCGGACGTCGTCGCCGAAGCCGCCGGTGGCCAGACATCACGGGGTGCTTGTCGTcctgctcttcttctttttctttgcctACGTAGGTGCTGAGGTGGCCTACGGCTCCTTCATCTTCACCTTTGCCAAGGATTACGCTCAAATGAGTCAGTCCCAAGCCGCTGGGCTGAATTCTTTGTTCTGGGCGACGTTTGCCGCCTGTCGGGGCCTGGCCATCTTCTTTGCTTCCTGCATGTACCCGGGCACCATGATACTGCTGAGCCTGGTGGGCACCACACTGTCCTCCCTCTTTCTTTGCCTCTTCAGCAAGGACAAAGTAATGCTGTGGGTTTGCACTGGTTTGTACGGGGCGTCCATGTCCTCTACCTTCCCCAGTGGAATCTCCTGGTTGGAGCAGTACACCACAGTGACGGGCCGCGCGGCAGCTGCGTTCGTGGTGGGCGCCGCCCTCGGCGAGATGGTGTTGCCCGCTCTCGTCGGCTTCCTGCTGGGGAAAATTCACGGACACCCCCTGTTGATGTACCTGTCGCTCATCGCGGCCACTTTCACCGCCATCCTTTTCCCAGTCATGTACAAGCTGGCGTCCGTATCTGCGGGTCAGAGCAGGAAACGCCGCGGGAGGGGCCGAGCGGACGCCGACGACGGCGAATACCGACAGGCGCTGCTGGAGTCGGGAGCGATtgacgaggaggacgaggagaaCGAGGCTGATCAGTGGAACGATGCGGACTTTGAAGTCATTGAAATGGACGACACCGCGAGTCTCGTCGGTTCACCCAGTAAGGAGGCTTGTCCCCCAAATATCGATGGTGACAGTGGCCTGGCTCCCCCGAGCACGCAGCTAAGTGAACCTGCAAAGTGTTCCTCATCCTCGGACAGCATCTCCCCGGTGGGAGACTCGCCCAAACGCAAACTTCTGCTCTTCCCTGACAGAGTGAAGAGAGACTGA